A region of the Desulfomonilaceae bacterium genome:
AGGGGAACAAGTTCATGCGGGTGACGTGATAGCGAAGATCCCTCGTGAAACCACCAAAACAAAAGATATTACAGGTGGTCTGCCTCGTGTGGCAGAGCTTTTCGAAGCGCGTAAGCCAAAAGAATTTGCGATAATCTCTGAAATTGAAGGACAAATCGAATTCGGCAAAGATACGAAAGGCAAAAGAAAGGTTGTGGTTAGACCTGATGTAGGTGACGCGCGTGAATATCTCATACCCAAAGGCAAGCACATTTCAGTTCATGCCGGAGATTGGGTCGACGCGGGTGACGCCCTGATGGAAGGATCGACTAATCCCCATGACCTCCTCGGTATCAAAGGTGAAAAAGAACTTGCGAGATACCTTGTCGACCAGGTTCAGGAAGTCTATCGACTTCAAGGTGTGAAAATAAATGATAAGCACATAGAAGTGATAGTTCGCCAGATGTTACGAAGAGTTAAAGTTAAAGAAGTCGGCGATACTGATTTTCTCGTCGGAGAGCAGATTGAGAGATCTCTCTTCCAAAAAGAAAATGATAGGGTTATTCAAGCCGGAGGAGTACCGGCGGTTGCGGAACCGTTGCTTCTGGGAATTACCAAGGCTTCTCTTTCTACAGATTCGTTCATAAGCGCGGCGAGTTTTCAAGAGACCACCAAGGTGCTGACAGAGGCTTCTATATCCGGGAAAATCGATTATTTGAGAGGACTAAAAGAAAATGTCATCATGGGACGTCTCATCCCAGCGGGCACTGGTCTGTCCCAGTACAAGAACCTAAGACTGAAGCATAATGAAGGTGATGAATCTATTCAACGAACATCAGTATCTCAGAATCCCGACGCTGACACGGCTAGAGAAATAGCCTAGATTGGAAGCGCGCCGCGCCCCAGCGTTTTTGTTAGAAAAGAACAGTTTTTTTCTTTATGGCTTTAATCAGGATAACCAGCTTGAATCGCTGGCTGTTCACTCTCATGTTGTTGTAGGTCGAAGCGTCGCCTCGACCTACAACAACACAAAATCCCTTGACAAGAATTATACTTCTTGCCCATAATACTTAGATACATGTTTGGAGGTAATGGCGAATGCCCACGATTAATCAGCTGGTCAGAAAAGGACGCAATCGGCCGAGAAGAAAAACATCGGCCCCTGCCCTGACCAACTGCCCCCAACGCCGTGGTGTTTGCGTAAGGGTTTATACAACTACACCGAAGAAACCGAACTCAGCTTTGAGAAAAGTCGCCCGAGTCCGACTTACTAACGGTTATGAGGTCACATCTTACATCCCCGGCATTGGTCACAACCTTCAAGAACACTCCGTGGTCCTTATCCGCGGTGGGCGTGTCAAGGATCTGCCGGGCGTGAGGTATCACATAATCAGAGGAGCCCAGGACGCCTACGGAGTGACGGATCGGAAACAGGGCCGATCCAAGTACGGAACAAAGAGACCAAAATAATCCTCGTTTATGGATCGCACACTGGTCGTAACGAAAGTTGATCGACCTTGCGGTTCCTCAACAACCCATTAGCCATTGTTGGAGGATTGTTTTTACGGGTCCGGATAAACCGCCTGATTCTGGCGGGGCGAGTTTAGAGCTAAGACGTCAAAATCAAACGTGAGATCAATTCACTACGTCTTCTAAACTATGCTGTTCCGGAAAGCGCCCGGTTCAGTTCGTTCTAGACTCTGCCGCTTGAAGCTATGGCGGCGGAACAATTTTTGGGAGATAGCTTGAATGCCTAGAAAAGGGAAAGTTCCTAAAAGAGACGTTTTGCCGGACCCAAAGTTTCACAGTAAGCTCGTGTCCAAGTTCATTCACGGGATAATGTGGGAAGGCAAGAAAGCTGTAGCGGAAGCCATTCTGTACGGCGCGTTCGACGTAATCGCAAGAAAAACTAATGAAGATCCTCTGAAAATGTTCGAGCGAGCTGTTGATAACGTAAAACCCGTGCTTGAAGTGCGATCTAGGCGGGTTGGCGGAAGCACTTATCAGGTACCCGTTGAAATCAGACCGGAACGCCGACAGGCCCTTGCTATACGATGGCTCATTCAATATGCGCGCGGCCGCGGCGAAAAGAGCATGATGGATAAACTCGCAGGCGAGCTTCTCGATGCTTCGGGCAACAAGGGCAGCTCCGTCAAAAAGAAAGAAGATACTCACAAAATGGCCGAAGCCAACAAAGCATTCGCCCATTACAGGTGGTAGTCGTCTGACTGAGATAATTTGATGAATTTAGAATCGATAACTACTACTCGTAACATCGGAATTATGGCCCACATAGACGCGGGAAAGACTACCACGACTGAGAGAATTCTCTATTATACGGGAGTCTCGCATAAGATAGGAGA
Encoded here:
- the rpsL gene encoding 30S ribosomal protein S12, producing the protein MPTINQLVRKGRNRPRRKTSAPALTNCPQRRGVCVRVYTTTPKKPNSALRKVARVRLTNGYEVTSYIPGIGHNLQEHSVVLIRGGRVKDLPGVRYHIIRGAQDAYGVTDRKQGRSKYGTKRPK
- the rpsG gene encoding 30S ribosomal protein S7, with product MPRKGKVPKRDVLPDPKFHSKLVSKFIHGIMWEGKKAVAEAILYGAFDVIARKTNEDPLKMFERAVDNVKPVLEVRSRRVGGSTYQVPVEIRPERRQALAIRWLIQYARGRGEKSMMDKLAGELLDASGNKGSSVKKKEDTHKMAEANKAFAHYRW